GCAATGTAtgagcaacaaaacaatagacTTATTAATCTCATTAAATCTGATCAAATGACATCATGAACTGCCTAAATAAGGTcaacatgaataaacaaaatcatACAATTTGACAAGCTTTTAGTCTGTATTGGGAGCACAGTTTTACTCCTCCTCTATGGAAATCCTGCCACTACAGTAAATTTAAGATGTTAAGATGACTGATCCTGAGTGGTACTTTCCTTGTCTTCACTGAAACTTAAAAACTGCAAACTGAAACATATCCTAATTTCAACAAGAGGCATCAGGTAACTGGAGGTGACTGGCTTTCCATCTTAACTGCTTATTCTGCATACACTGCATAGAATTCAGCAACTAGTGCTTAGAGTCATGACCCAATAGATAGCTTCATTAACACAGGTACTTTTGACTAGAATTCAAGTCAAAAGTAACTCCCTAAGCAGATCTGGTGTCCTAAATAATGGGAGATGGTTGACACCACAAGAACGTTACCTGTGTGTAGATTTGTTCTTATACTGTAGAATGAGGATCTGAGAATTGAGAACAGGCATGACCAAAATTGCATAAAACCTGTGCATAGTTGGTTGTCATGCAGGATTACTTATTACTGTTAACAAACCAAAGAGAGCAGGGCAAGTCCAGAGAAAAATGGCTGCATGGCAACTATATGCCTTGCAAATACTGCATCATGTATCATACAGATAACAATAATTTGGCTGCTGACTATTAACTATTAGCATAGTATTGTTCATAGTTTTATTACATTGCTGGGAAAAGTATTTGatttttaatatgaatattGCTAAATATTACTAAGTAAttgatttttaaactaaatgttttttttgtttttttttaatacaaagaaaaatgtaaagaaagaacatgattaaacacaaaacactgatTTACTGAAGGCAAAAGGTAATGTAACACATCACCCATGAGGAACAAGTTGTGCCATCTTTGGCAGTAGCAGCTGCAATAATTGAAATCTTTTAATAACTGGAGATGAGAATTTCACTGTAAAGgggtttttaatttaatttagttacATTGGAATTTTGCAACATTTCTCAGCATTAACTGCACATTTAACGtcctgccacagcatctcaatagggtTAAAATCTTGATGACTTGACCACTCCTGAAACTTGATTCTGGAtcttttgttgtgttgttgcaTAATCAAATTACATCTCAGATCATAGAATGATGGCAGGCATTTTTCTTCAGGATTTCTGGGATTGTATGGTGAATGGTGTACTTTAAACtgttaaaactttatttaagtGATTTAAGTGACTGAAATTGAAGATTTAACAGCACTAGCAGTTGAACAGAGCATAGTGGGTCTAGTCTAACTGAATGAAAATATCAATTTATTGTAAATGGGTGAGATGGTAAGGGAGCATATTATTTTGTTCACTAAAtaaattcttttcattttatgtttattcagGTTGTCTTTGTCCTAGATTGTGTTTAAAGATCTGAATCAAGGAATCAtgacaaatatgcaaatctTAGCAAGTGCCCAATACTTTCTATGGAATAGTAttagttttaacagttttctgtgTAGCGTAAAGTAGTTTACGCTAcacagaaaactgttaaaactaaTACTATTCCATAGAAAGCAAAACGTAATGTAAACCATCACCCATGAGGATCAAGTTGTGCCATCTTTGACACCTCCAGGATTGTGGTGATTTTGGACCTTTGTTTCTTGAGTTAAATCAGAATGGACTTTTGTTTCACTGTCTGTCCAAACAGCAAAATTTTAGTctatattcatgtttatgttaCGATACAATGCCAAAACCTCAGATTAACCAGATTAATCCAAGGAAACAGAAAGGTTATGACACTCAGTCTCATATGCAGCTCTTTAATTGataaataacaattattttcaACCATGTTGATCAGAAAAAAAGCATCTTAGAATGCAAAACATGTCAAATCTTCTGCAAAAGCATTCCTCAGCTGTCCAGTTTCCTGTAGCCCTCAATTCATAtctatgtttatattaatttagcAATATACAAATATTCTGTTATGGTTTTACCAATTATTGtcgaaaaaaaatctaaataatcttggtctctgtctttctctttcttagtCCCAGAAGGACCCTATGCTTGTGGAGAAGATTATGAATGATCTTGATTCCAATAAAGACAATGAAGTGGATTTTAATGAATTTGTGGTTCTGGTGGCAGCACTGACTGTTGCCTGCAATGACTTCTTCCAGGAAgtgcagaaaaataaatgagagtGCAGAACCTTGCAATTTATaaaatagatacagtatactgtatgttataGTGATAAAAGTTCTGTCAGGTTGTGGTTGTGAATGTGTACAACAATACCATTAAATCCTTGTGTGTAAgatttgtgtgtataaatttcttgtttatgtgtgtatatggatCAGAAAACTTTGCCCTTAACTACTGTTCACTGgatatgttttatttcaaatttataaaataaataattgacaaTTTTACCATGAAATAAATTCGTTTACACTGCCTTATAATCTGAAATTTTAAATTGCTTATTTGTCATTaactaatgtttttttagacACACTGAGGTGTACCCAGGCCAAGTCAAAGCATCCCTATTGCATCATTTAGGGTTTGTCATAGATTTCATTCACAATTGCTGTTAATAAATGTTGATACAATAGTatgcaatatatttaataaaacctGTTTGTGCAGAACAGTTTCGAGTTATGtttcatttgtaataaatatcacTGTCCACTGTTAATTAAActcttgattaaaaaaaaaaatacagattataTTTACTTCAAAggaattattgattattattattaaaggtaGCACTATATTACAAAACTATCtataaaactgttaaaaagcCACTTAAGAAATACATCTAATTTAACTTAGGATGGCTCTTAGAACTTTTGGAAGTTGGATACAACTTTAATTAAATCTTGTTCCTG
This Silurus meridionalis isolate SWU-2019-XX chromosome 15, ASM1480568v1, whole genome shotgun sequence DNA region includes the following protein-coding sequences:
- the s100z gene encoding protein S100-Z, whose protein sequence is MPSQLEGAMDALIRVFYNYSGNDGDKYKLNKGELKELLNSELTDFLTSQKDPMLVEKIMNDLDSNKDNEVDFNEFVVLVAALTVACNDFFQEVQKNK